CCGCAAAACGTACTGGTTGTTTGTCTTGTTTAACTTCATCGTCTTTTTCATTTTAAGCGTAATTTTGAGCTTCTTTGGAGACGCGGGCGATATTCTTTATTTCCTGTGTACTTTTGCCGTGCTGTTGCCTTCGTTGGCTATTTTGGTGCGCCGCTTGCACGACACAAACCGCTCCGGCTGGTGGGTGCTTATTTCCCTGTTGCCGTTTATCGGTACGTTGATTTTGCTGATTTTCCTCGTGCTGCCCAGCACCGAAGGCGAAAACCGCTTTGCAAACTAAACGAAAAAGAAGTACCGCTCTCTAAGACCGGGAGCGGTATTTTTTTGCCTTGCCAACTTTACTGAGTATGAAAAAATCCCGCATTTTCTTATCTGTCGTGTTACTGGCCGTGGTTGCGTTTGGCGCGTATGCGGCGTTTATGTACGTGTACACCGAATGGAAGTTCCTGCCGGTGGAGCTGTTGCAGGAACCGAGCTTAGAGGCCCCTCATTCCGAATGGAAAGCACCCCAGGAACTGCTCTATATTCATAAAGTAAATACGCCCCGCCGGGCAGACGCCAAGGACGATTGGTTTGAAGGCTACGAGGTGGATTTAATTTCCACTTCAGACGGAAAACTGGCCGTAGCGCACGACCTGGACGAAATAGAGGACGGCATACGCCTCTCCGATATTTTTGCCGCCGTGGATGATCCGGCCCAAAAAGCCTATTGGCTGGATCTGAAAAGCGAGCTGACGCCGGAACAGCTAAACCAAATTT
The DNA window shown above is from Elusimicrobium sp. An273 and carries:
- a CDS encoding DUF805 domain-containing protein, whose protein sequence is MKAFMTYYWDVLKNHYVDFKGCATRKTYWLFVLFNFIVFFILSVILSFFGDAGDILYFLCTFAVLLPSLAILVRRLHDTNRSGWWVLISLLPFIGTLILLIFLVLPSTEGENRFAN